The proteins below come from a single Tissierella sp. MB52-C2 genomic window:
- a CDS encoding methyl-accepting chemotaxis protein encodes MKRATKNKKKTTLRKQWTRNIMIFIIVLFLGFGFFVYKTVNIAAHQMLNISLNAMMGIATRELSQYDLKELAVSKDENSEDYQHIVNTLEEISSKAKSILEDIYVFTKDSNNKWIYIANTSSSDKHNIGEYLSHNNEEMDMAYETGSTHTVAIDQDFLTQEAYSAVYIPISQNDKVTAVLGINVNTKAFIKLQTLFLGILIAILAVSLFFIWWIVRFITMRQSKSIESLVIKMREIAELSGDLTKRLEIEENNEIGELAICTNQMLDTIQSILLNVDENSRNLLDNTKQFSKAFEEVSISFEQIDDTVDNVTERIAGQTVEMSKMTDSILGTHQAIKDIARHSQQVTVEATETQNNAIQGNEAIEKMKNQINDVGKVVNETTELMMKLDEHSNEINNIVDTITGIAKQTNLLALNASIEAARAKEHGAGFTVVAEEVRTLAEESSKSAGEISSLLEDIRKGILNASKSMQEVSQKAAASHVQVDDVINRFESITESIQKVSSMVEEVSDSTEEITSSTAIMSEGMENLEAISEENTASVEEIASSIDSEANTIKDILQIVSHMENETYELNERLSKLKLR; translated from the coding sequence ATGAAACGTGCAACAAAAAACAAGAAAAAGACAACTTTGCGTAAACAGTGGACAAGAAATATAATGATCTTTATAATTGTTTTATTTTTAGGATTTGGATTTTTCGTTTATAAAACGGTGAATATAGCAGCACATCAAATGTTGAATATCTCACTTAATGCTATGATGGGAATCGCCACAAGGGAGTTATCTCAATATGATTTAAAGGAACTTGCAGTGAGTAAAGATGAAAACAGTGAAGATTACCAGCATATTGTAAATACTTTGGAAGAAATATCAAGTAAGGCTAAATCCATACTGGAAGATATTTATGTATTTACAAAGGATTCCAATAACAAATGGATATATATAGCAAATACATCTAGTAGTGATAAACACAATATAGGAGAGTATCTGTCCCATAATAATGAGGAGATGGACATGGCCTATGAGACAGGAAGTACTCATACCGTAGCAATAGATCAGGATTTCCTTACTCAAGAAGCATATTCAGCAGTTTATATACCTATTTCTCAGAATGATAAAGTAACAGCTGTTTTAGGTATAAATGTAAATACAAAGGCGTTCATTAAATTACAGACTCTATTCTTAGGTATACTAATAGCTATATTAGCAGTAAGCTTGTTTTTCATATGGTGGATTGTTCGATTTATAACTATGAGACAAAGCAAATCAATAGAAAGTCTGGTAATTAAGATGAGAGAAATAGCAGAATTAAGTGGGGATCTTACTAAGAGACTGGAAATTGAGGAAAATAACGAAATAGGCGAATTAGCAATATGCACAAATCAAATGCTTGATACAATACAGAGTATATTATTGAATGTAGATGAAAATTCTAGAAATTTACTGGATAATACTAAACAGTTTTCTAAAGCATTTGAAGAGGTTAGTATATCCTTTGAACAAATAGATGATACTGTTGATAATGTAACCGAAAGAATAGCAGGGCAAACAGTTGAAATGTCGAAAATGACTGATTCAATCTTAGGAACACATCAAGCTATTAAAGATATAGCCAGACATTCACAACAGGTAACGGTAGAAGCCACAGAGACTCAAAACAATGCAATCCAAGGAAATGAAGCAATTGAAAAAATGAAAAATCAAATTAATGATGTAGGTAAAGTTGTTAATGAAACAACAGAATTAATGATGAAGTTGGATGAACATTCAAATGAAATAAATAACATAGTAGATACTATTACAGGCATAGCTAAACAAACAAATCTTTTAGCATTAAATGCTTCAATAGAAGCTGCCAGAGCAAAGGAACATGGCGCAGGATTCACAGTAGTAGCAGAAGAAGTAAGAACCTTAGCAGAGGAATCATCAAAGTCGGCAGGTGAAATATCTAGTCTTTTAGAAGATATACGGAAAGGGATTTTAAATGCTTCAAAGTCCATGCAAGAAGTATCTCAAAAAGCAGCAGCAAGTCATGTACAAGTAGATGATGTAATAAATCGCTTTGAAAGTATTACAGAGTCTATACAGAAGGTGTCATCTATGGTAGAGGAAGTATCTGATTCTACAGAAGAAATAACTTCAAGTACAGCAATAATGTCGGAAGGGATGGAAAACCTAGAAGCTATTTCAGAAGAAAATACTGCATCGGTAGAAGAAATTGCATCTAGCATAGATAGTGAAGCAAACACCATTAAGGATATATTACAGATAGTATCCCATATGGAGAATGAAACCTATGAATTAAATGAAAGATTGAGTAAACTGAAGCTAAGATAA
- a CDS encoding energy-coupling factor ABC transporter permease, which produces MKKRLMMWSVLLLLLVTPRLSHAMHIMEGFLPLKWAIVWAVLSLPFLIVGLRKLSKGLKQEQKMFLGLVGGFAFVLSALKIPSVTGSCSHPTGVGLGAIMFGPTTMTVIGTIVLLFQSLLLAHGGITTLGANVFSMAVVGPLVSFWIYKSLKNKNKGLAVFLAAALGDLATYIITSIQLSIAFPDAAGGFFTSLTKFISIFAVTQLPLAIVEGIITLMVFNLIAEYKKEGVIKLEESI; this is translated from the coding sequence ATGAAAAAGAGATTAATGATGTGGAGTGTACTGCTGCTTCTACTTGTAACTCCACGACTAAGCCATGCAATGCACATTATGGAAGGGTTTTTACCATTGAAATGGGCTATTGTATGGGCAGTACTATCTTTACCATTTTTAATTGTAGGGCTTAGAAAGTTAAGTAAAGGTTTAAAGCAAGAACAAAAAATGTTTCTAGGTTTAGTAGGGGGATTTGCTTTTGTTTTATCTGCACTTAAAATTCCATCTGTTACAGGGTCTTGTTCTCATCCAACAGGAGTAGGCTTAGGAGCAATAATGTTTGGACCAACTACTATGACAGTAATAGGAACCATTGTACTATTATTTCAATCCTTATTATTAGCTCATGGTGGGATTACAACACTGGGAGCAAATGTATTTTCCATGGCTGTAGTAGGGCCTTTAGTATCCTTTTGGATTTATAAGTCTTTAAAAAATAAAAACAAAGGTTTAGCAGTATTTTTAGCAGCTGCCTTAGGAGATTTAGCAACTTATATTATTACATCTATTCAACTTTCTATTGCATTTCCAGATGCGGCAGGAGGATTCTTTACATCTTTAACAAAATTTATATCAATATTTGCAGTTACTCAATTGCCATTGGCAATAGTTGAAGGAATTATAACTTTAATGGTGTTTAATCTTATTGCAGAATATAAAAAAGAAGGAGTGATTAAACTTGAAGAGTCTATATAA
- the cbiQ gene encoding cobalt ECF transporter T component CbiQ, translated as MLLIDKYAYTNKLRNCSPQAKILLACGAMILSRIINNYYFDLLTIILMSVLIVGIAKIPFKSYFKMLLIPLSFLLVSILAIIISINDVNYIYYFKFINIYIGITLNSFTTGTKLFTTVLSSLTSVYFLILTTPIIDIIRALNKLKVPSLFIELMVLIYRSIFIFIEEANNIHMAQTMKFGYENKRNSLKSISLLIRNLFIRIFIKHNEMNISLECKLYDGEFKLGD; from the coding sequence TTGCTGCTAATAGATAAATATGCTTACACGAATAAATTAAGAAATTGTTCTCCACAGGCAAAGATACTCCTTGCCTGTGGGGCTATGATATTATCAAGGATAATCAACAATTATTATTTTGATTTATTGACTATTATACTTATGTCTGTATTAATAGTTGGAATAGCCAAAATTCCTTTTAAGTCCTACTTTAAAATGTTACTTATACCATTATCATTTTTATTAGTCAGTATATTAGCAATAATAATTTCTATTAATGATGTAAATTATATTTATTATTTCAAATTTATAAATATTTATATAGGTATCACTCTAAATTCATTCACTACTGGAACTAAATTATTTACAACAGTATTATCTTCTCTAACATCAGTATACTTTCTAATACTAACTACTCCTATAATAGACATTATTAGAGCCTTAAACAAACTAAAAGTTCCTAGCCTATTTATAGAACTGATGGTACTTATTTATAGAAGTATATTTATATTTATAGAAGAAGCAAATAATATTCATATGGCACAAACCATGAAATTTGGCTATGAAAATAAAAGAAACTCATTAAAATCAATATCATTACTTATTAGAAATCTTTTCATTAGAATATTTATAAAGCATAATGAAATGAATATATCCCTTGAATGTAAGTTATATGATGGGGAATTTAAACTAGGTGATTAA
- a CDS encoding zinc metallopeptidase — protein sequence MLYSRGFYGFDPTMIILLPAIILTIYAQSKVKSNFAKYLRKSTQKSYTGVQVARTLLDQHGLHHIPIEVSKRHLSDHYDPANGVLRLSPEVYQGNSIASVSVAAHEVGHAIQHANGYIPLSLRNMIFPLASFGSSTAWVFIAVGLMIPSLGGLMDIGIWIFGAAVAFQIITLPVEFNASSRALQLLDSNGFVVEDEIKGAKKVLNAAALTYVAAMASGIAQLLRLILIRNRNSREK from the coding sequence ATGTTATATTCAAGAGGATTTTATGGATTTGATCCTACAATGATTATTTTGCTTCCAGCAATTATTTTAACCATCTATGCTCAAAGTAAGGTAAAATCAAATTTTGCTAAATATTTGAGAAAATCAACACAGAAGTCATATACAGGAGTTCAAGTAGCAAGAACACTTTTAGATCAGCATGGATTACATCATATACCAATAGAAGTTTCAAAGAGACATTTAAGCGACCACTATGACCCAGCAAACGGTGTACTTAGATTATCCCCTGAAGTGTATCAGGGTAATTCTATTGCTTCCGTTAGTGTTGCTGCACATGAAGTAGGTCATGCTATTCAGCATGCTAATGGATATATTCCCTTATCTTTAAGAAATATGATATTTCCTTTGGCTAGTTTCGGGTCTTCTACAGCTTGGGTTTTTATTGCCGTAGGACTGATGATTCCTAGTCTTGGTGGATTAATGGATATTGGCATATGGATATTTGGAGCTGCTGTGGCTTTTCAGATAATTACCCTGCCAGTTGAATTTAATGCAAGCAGCCGTGCTTTACAACTACTTGACAGCAATGGATTTGTTGTAGAAGATGAAATTAAAGGGGCAAAAAAGGTTTTAAATGCTGCGGCTCTAACATATGTGGCGGCTATGGCCAGTGGTATTGCACAACTGTTGCGATTGATATTGATTAGAAATAGAAATAGTAGAGAGAAATAA
- a CDS encoding metal ABC transporter substrate-binding protein, with protein MKRFISITLVFFIFVSTLIGCSKNENTITSEKISVVATIFPQYDFVREIAGENVELTMLLPPGSESHSFEPTPRDIAKIQDCDMFIYVGGDSDSWIKGILESIDTSKMKIISLMDTVDVVEEEIVEGMENDHGHDHDHDDDHHEESEYDEHVWTSPRNAKIIVQAISEVLCDIDKDNSSIYRQNTTSYVAKLDELNMDFKNAVDAGVRKTIVFGDRFPFRYFADEYGLEYFAAFPGCSTETEPSAGTIAFLIDKVKTENIPVVFNIELSNEKMADIICEATGAKKLLLHACHNIAKSDFEKGISYLDLMTANLEAIKEALK; from the coding sequence ATGAAACGATTTATTTCGATAACGCTGGTGTTTTTCATTTTTGTATCCACTTTAATTGGATGCAGTAAAAATGAAAATACCATTACTAGTGAGAAAATAAGTGTTGTTGCCACTATTTTTCCTCAATATGATTTTGTTAGAGAAATCGCAGGAGAGAATGTTGAATTGACCATGCTTCTCCCTCCAGGTTCTGAAAGTCACTCCTTTGAACCTACTCCTAGGGATATTGCGAAGATCCAAGATTGTGATATGTTCATCTATGTAGGAGGAGATTCTGATTCGTGGATTAAAGGAATTTTAGAATCCATAGATACAAGCAAAATGAAGATTATATCACTTATGGATACTGTAGATGTAGTAGAGGAAGAAATAGTAGAGGGAATGGAAAATGATCATGGACATGACCACGATCATGATGATGACCACCATGAGGAATCGGAATATGACGAACATGTGTGGACATCCCCTAGGAATGCTAAAATTATCGTTCAAGCTATTTCTGAAGTATTATGTGATATAGATAAGGATAATTCTTCTATATACAGACAGAATACTACTTCTTATGTGGCAAAACTGGATGAATTAAATATGGACTTTAAAAATGCTGTGGATGCAGGAGTTAGAAAAACTATAGTTTTTGGTGATAGATTCCCATTTAGATATTTTGCTGATGAATATGGACTTGAATATTTTGCCGCATTTCCTGGTTGTTCTACAGAAACTGAACCCAGTGCTGGCACTATAGCATTCTTGATTGATAAAGTAAAGACTGAGAATATTCCTGTAGTATTTAATATTGAACTTTCCAATGAAAAGATGGCAGATATAATTTGTGAAGCTACAGGTGCAAAAAAGCTATTGCTTCATGCTTGTCACAATATTGCTAAAAGTGATTTTGAAAAGGGCATAAGTTATTTGGATTTGATGACAGCTAATCTTGAGGCAATAAAGGAGGCTCTTAAATAA
- a CDS encoding metal ABC transporter ATP-binding protein, translating into MSLLICKDASFAYEGHTVISGLNFSINSGDYLCIVGENGSGKSTLIKGLLRLKVPQKGSILMDEGLKSNEIGYLPQQTIVQKDFPASVYEVVLSGRLSKMGIRPFYSKLDKTMAEENLVLLGIENLRNKCYRELSGGQQQRVLLARALCATQKLLILDEPVAGLDPIVTQDLYKQIFKINREMGIAIIMVSHDVRSAIKYADLILHLKGQQIFFGKTSDYVKSSVGSSFLGGEQND; encoded by the coding sequence ATGTCACTTCTTATTTGTAAGGATGCCTCCTTTGCTTACGAGGGGCATACTGTAATCAGTGGTTTAAATTTTTCAATTAATAGTGGAGATTATTTGTGTATTGTAGGAGAAAATGGATCAGGTAAAAGTACACTCATTAAAGGCTTACTTCGTTTAAAGGTTCCTCAAAAGGGAAGTATTCTAATGGATGAAGGACTTAAATCCAATGAAATTGGTTATTTACCTCAACAAACCATTGTTCAAAAGGATTTTCCCGCCAGTGTCTATGAAGTCGTTTTGTCTGGAAGATTAAGTAAGATGGGAATTCGTCCTTTCTATTCAAAATTAGATAAAACCATGGCTGAAGAAAATCTTGTTCTTCTTGGAATTGAAAATCTTCGCAATAAATGCTATAGAGAATTGTCTGGAGGTCAGCAGCAGCGTGTGCTGTTGGCCCGGGCACTTTGTGCTACACAGAAGTTACTGATTTTAGATGAACCAGTAGCGGGACTTGATCCAATAGTGACTCAGGATTTATACAAGCAGATTTTTAAAATAAATCGTGAGATGGGAATTGCAATTATTATGGTTTCTCATGATGTCCGCAGTGCTATCAAATATGCTGACCTTATTTTACATTTGAAGGGACAGCAGATATTTTTCGGAAAAACATCTGACTATGTTAAATCCAGTGTGGGATCTAGTTTTTTGGGAGGTGAGCAGAATGATTAA
- the cbiB gene encoding adenosylcobinamide-phosphate synthase CbiB, which translates to MSMSVILGVLLDFKLGDPYNFPHPVKLMGRIISFEERLVRKIIKSKNGLKLAGLIIVIINILLGFTVPYLLLKLIKQYRLIYILVDTYLIYTCIAAKCLDYEATKVSEALDSSIEQGRERLSYIVGRETKNLSEEEIIKATVETVAENTSDGVIAPLIYIILLGAPGGLAYKFINTMDSMLGYMNDKYIDLGYFPAKIDDIFNYIPARLTGIFMCLGSIGRFNIKDGFRIMTRDRKNHKSPNCAYPEGAVAGLLGVQLGGNNYYHGRLVEKPTIGDNIRSIQKRDVRDTIDIMYLSEILFLTTCIIIELIIINIK; encoded by the coding sequence ATGTCAATGAGTGTAATTTTAGGAGTTTTATTAGACTTTAAGCTAGGAGATCCTTATAACTTTCCTCATCCAGTAAAGCTTATGGGGAGGATAATTTCTTTTGAAGAGAGATTAGTAAGAAAAATTATTAAATCTAAAAATGGACTTAAACTTGCAGGACTTATTATTGTTATAATTAATATTTTACTTGGATTTACAGTGCCATATTTACTATTAAAACTTATAAAACAATATAGACTTATTTATATCCTAGTAGATACATACCTAATCTATACTTGTATAGCTGCAAAATGTTTAGACTACGAGGCAACTAAAGTATCGGAAGCTTTAGACAGCAGTATAGAACAGGGGAGAGAGAGACTTTCTTATATTGTTGGAAGAGAGACTAAGAATCTTTCAGAAGAAGAAATCATAAAAGCAACTGTAGAGACTGTGGCAGAAAATACTTCCGATGGAGTTATAGCTCCTTTAATTTATATAATTTTGTTAGGAGCACCAGGGGGACTAGCCTATAAGTTTATAAATACTATGGATTCTATGTTAGGATATATGAATGATAAGTATATAGATTTAGGATATTTTCCTGCAAAAATAGATGATATATTTAATTATATTCCTGCGAGACTTACTGGGATTTTTATGTGTTTAGGATCTATAGGAAGATTTAATATAAAAGATGGTTTTAGAATAATGACAAGAGATAGAAAAAACCATAAAAGTCCTAACTGCGCATATCCAGAAGGAGCTGTTGCAGGGCTTTTAGGTGTTCAGCTAGGTGGAAATAATTATTACCATGGCAGGCTAGTTGAAAAACCAACTATTGGTGATAATATACGATCTATTCAAAAGAGAGATGTAAGAGATACAATAGATATTATGTATTTAAGTGAGATATTATTTTTGACTACTTGCATTATAATTGAATTAATAATAATTAATATAAAATAA
- a CDS encoding energy-coupling factor ABC transporter substrate-binding protein produces the protein MKSLYKKNIILLLLAVLIIITPLIIKKDSEFEGADGQAEGLIQEINPEYEPWFEPLWEPPSGEIESLLFSLQVAIGAGIIGYTFGVLKERRKIAANR, from the coding sequence TTGAAGAGTCTATATAAAAAAAATATTATCCTTTTACTTTTAGCAGTTTTAATAATAATCACTCCATTGATTATAAAAAAAGATTCAGAATTTGAGGGAGCAGATGGACAGGCAGAAGGGTTGATTCAAGAAATAAATCCAGAGTATGAACCATGGTTTGAGCCATTATGGGAACCGCCAAGTGGAGAGATAGAGAGTCTATTATTTTCTCTACAGGTAGCCATAGGTGCTGGAATTATAGGCTATACATTTGGAGTACTAAAGGAAAGACGAAAAATTGCTGCTAATAGATAA
- a CDS encoding response regulator transcription factor, with translation MINILVAEDDKNLQKLIGAVLKQQGYNVLMANDGIQALEILDMIHIDLIISDIMMPNMDGYQLTDLLRKSNYNLPILMVTAKETLDDKKKGFIVGTDDYMVKPIDIDEMVLRVAALLRRSRIVNEYRLTIGELVLDYNTLDVNKKDISINLPKKEFYLLFKLLSYPKQIFTRQQLMDEIWGMDSEADERTVDVHIRRLRDKFSEFDEFEIITVRGLGYKAEIKI, from the coding sequence ATGATTAATATTCTAGTAGCTGAAGATGATAAGAATTTGCAAAAATTAATTGGAGCTGTATTAAAGCAGCAAGGATATAATGTTTTAATGGCTAATGACGGTATTCAAGCATTAGAGATATTGGATATGATACATATAGATTTAATTATCAGTGATATTATGATGCCAAACATGGATGGTTATCAATTAACTGATTTACTTAGAAAATCCAACTATAATTTACCTATTCTAATGGTAACTGCTAAGGAAACCCTTGATGATAAGAAAAAAGGATTTATTGTAGGAACAGACGACTATATGGTAAAACCCATAGATATAGACGAGATGGTATTAAGGGTAGCAGCACTATTGCGTCGTTCGCGTATTGTTAATGAGTATCGTCTAACAATTGGTGAATTAGTTTTGGATTATAATACTTTAGATGTCAATAAAAAAGACATATCTATAAATCTTCCTAAGAAGGAATTTTATTTATTATTTAAGCTGTTGAGTTATCCCAAGCAAATATTCACAAGACAACAGCTTATGGATGAAATATGGGGAATGGATTCAGAAGCTGACGAACGTACAGTAGATGTCCATATTAGGCGTTTAAGGGACAAGTTTTCTGAATTTGACGAATTTGAGATTATTACAGTTAGAGGATTAGGATATAAGGCAGAGATAAAAATATGA
- a CDS encoding ATP-binding cassette domain-containing protein, whose translation MLKINNLYYKYEDGTEALNNINIDTYKGKVIGIIGANGSGKSTLFLNIMGILRPSKGEVIYNDTPLKYDKKYLREYRKQVNIVFQNPDQQLFYSNVFDDIAFSLRNLDVDEDIIKEKVFKALEKVGGLDLVNKPVHFLSYGQKKRIAIAGVLVMDSKVLLLDEPTSGLDPYMTKQMKEIINEISKDKTIIISSHDMDLIYDICDYIYILSKGNIIGQGQKELIFTEDKLIEEARLVKPWLVRIHQKFNLPLFKNEEEFNLYKGKGIL comes from the coding sequence ATGTTAAAGATAAATAATTTATATTATAAATATGAAGACGGCACAGAAGCATTAAACAATATAAATATAGATACATATAAGGGAAAGGTAATAGGAATTATTGGGGCTAATGGCTCTGGAAAATCCACTTTATTTTTAAATATTATGGGGATATTAAGACCAAGTAAAGGTGAGGTAATATATAATGATACACCTCTAAAATATGATAAAAAATATTTAAGGGAGTATAGAAAGCAGGTTAATATTGTATTTCAAAATCCTGACCAACAGCTATTTTATTCTAATGTATTTGATGATATAGCTTTTTCTTTAAGAAACCTTGATGTTGATGAAGATATAATCAAGGAAAAGGTATTTAAAGCACTGGAAAAAGTTGGTGGACTTGATTTAGTAAATAAACCTGTACACTTTTTAAGCTATGGACAAAAGAAAAGAATTGCCATTGCAGGAGTTTTAGTTATGGATTCTAAAGTATTATTATTAGATGAACCTACCTCTGGGCTTGATCCATATATGACTAAGCAGATGAAGGAAATAATAAATGAAATAAGTAAAGATAAAACAATTATAATCTCCAGTCACGATATGGATTTAATCTATGATATTTGTGATTATATTTATATACTCAGTAAGGGGAATATCATTGGACAAGGGCAGAAAGAACTGATTTTTACTGAAGATAAGTTAATTGAAGAAGCAAGGTTAGTTAAACCATGGCTTGTGAGAATTCATCAAAAATTTAATTTACCATTGTTTAAAAATGAAGAAGAATTTAATTTATATAAAGGAAAGGGGATTTTATGA
- a CDS encoding HAMP domain-containing sensor histidine kinase → MKKIAVKLALFFIIIIYSSSILSFIISTIFTENIEDEIKLNQFKIANSILQLYEKTDLSIEEIANITSTSTSHVSKIENIDLFKFTEKELEKIYNNEPVFSYESKRNSPVVVLFLDDSFIQISLYPKNTIFKIVVSRVWFTMLVYVVIGSICIILLSKRIVKPILELTSATQEVAKGNFDVSVEVERQDEIGQLTHNFNKMTRELKNIEYLRKDFITNVSHEFKTPIASIQGFARLLQKGNLTEIERKEYTDIIAEETIRLSKLSSNILKLSKLESQEIVGRTTEFWLDEQIRKSILLLEYEWSKKNIEFDIELHKVKYVGDEGLFQQAWINLLGNAIKFSRDNSVISIKLEETGSIIRVEIKDHGIGMSEEVLQRIFEKFYQGDRSHSSEGNGLGLPLVKKIIDLYGGNIHVHSIPNIGSVFTVELIY, encoded by the coding sequence ATGAAAAAGATTGCTGTAAAACTAGCTTTATTTTTTATTATTATAATTTATAGTTCTTCTATTCTATCCTTTATTATATCAACTATATTTACTGAGAATATTGAAGATGAAATTAAACTAAATCAATTTAAAATAGCAAACTCTATATTACAGCTATATGAAAAGACAGATTTAAGTATAGAAGAAATTGCAAATATTACATCTACTTCAACATCTCATGTTAGTAAAATTGAAAATATCGATTTATTTAAGTTTACAGAAAAAGAGTTAGAAAAGATTTATAATAATGAGCCTGTTTTCTCATATGAAAGCAAGCGAAACAGTCCTGTAGTAGTATTATTTTTAGATGACTCATTTATTCAAATTAGCCTATATCCTAAAAATACAATCTTTAAAATAGTAGTATCTAGAGTATGGTTTACCATGTTAGTGTATGTTGTTATAGGGAGTATATGTATTATACTTTTATCTAAGAGAATAGTCAAACCAATATTGGAACTAACCTCTGCTACGCAGGAAGTAGCAAAGGGAAATTTTGATGTATCTGTTGAAGTTGAAAGACAAGATGAAATAGGGCAACTTACCCATAACTTTAACAAAATGACTCGAGAACTAAAAAACATAGAATATCTTCGCAAGGACTTTATCACAAATGTATCACATGAATTTAAAACTCCAATTGCATCTATTCAAGGATTTGCTAGATTGCTGCAGAAAGGGAATTTAACGGAAATTGAAAGAAAAGAATATACAGATATAATTGCAGAAGAAACCATAAGATTGTCTAAACTTTCCTCTAATATTTTAAAACTTTCAAAATTAGAAAGTCAAGAGATAGTAGGGAGAACAACAGAATTTTGGCTAGATGAGCAAATAAGAAAAAGTATTTTACTTTTGGAATATGAATGGAGTAAAAAGAATATTGAGTTTGATATTGAACTTCATAAGGTTAAATATGTAGGAGATGAAGGATTATTTCAGCAGGCCTGGATCAATCTTTTGGGAAATGCAATAAAATTTTCAAGAGATAATAGTGTTATTAGTATAAAACTTGAGGAAACAGGTTCAATTATAAGAGTAGAAATTAAAGACCATGGTATTGGTATGAGTGAAGAAGTATTGCAGCGTATTTTTGAAAAGTTCTATCAAGGGGATAGATCTCATTCTTCTGAAGGTAATGGATTGGGATTGCCTTTAGTAAAGAAGATTATAGATCTATATGGAGGAAATATTCATGTCCATAGTATTCCCAATATAGGCTCTGTTTTTACAGTTGAGTTAATATATTAA
- a CDS encoding metal ABC transporter permease, with protein sequence MINILIQMFSYPFLVRAVIVGLLVSLCAALLGVSLVLKRYSMIGDGLSHVGFGTLAIATAMNVAPLTISIPVCVMAAFLLLRISENSKIKGDAAIAIISTSSLAIGVVAISMTTGMNTDVCNYLFGSILSMSHADVKLSVTLSILVLGMFILLYNKVFAVTFDENFAKATGIKTNIYNMLIAFLTAITIVLGMRMMGALLISSLIIFPALTSMRLCKQFKTVTICSAIISIICFSLGVVGSYVYGTPTGASVVIVNIGAFVLFWLGNLVRMKVNGVKSINGIEKRGIK encoded by the coding sequence ATGATTAACATATTAATTCAAATGTTTTCATATCCATTTCTTGTTAGAGCAGTAATTGTAGGATTGTTGGTTTCCCTTTGTGCAGCATTGCTTGGTGTGAGTTTGGTATTGAAACGCTATTCAATGATTGGTGATGGGTTATCCCATGTGGGCTTTGGAACTTTAGCTATTGCTACAGCCATGAATGTAGCACCTTTGACGATTTCTATACCCGTATGTGTTATGGCTGCCTTTCTGCTGCTTCGGATTAGCGAAAATAGTAAAATTAAGGGTGATGCTGCTATTGCCATAATTTCCACAAGTTCACTTGCAATTGGTGTTGTAGCTATATCCATGACTACTGGTATGAACACCGATGTATGTAATTATTTATTTGGAAGCATTTTAAGTATGAGCCATGCTGATGTTAAACTAAGTGTGACACTGTCTATCTTAGTTTTAGGAATGTTTATACTTCTTTATAATAAAGTTTTTGCAGTAACTTTTGACGAAAATTTTGCTAAAGCTACAGGTATAAAAACTAATATTTACAATATGTTAATTGCATTTTTAACAGCAATAACAATTGTATTAGGTATGCGAATGATGGGGGCTCTACTTATTTCCAGTTTAATTATATTTCCTGCTCTAACATCAATGCGATTGTGTAAGCAATTTAAAACTGTGACAATTTGTTCAGCCATTATATCTATAATCTGCTTCTCTTTGGGAGTAGTAGGTTCTTATGTTTATGGCACACCTACTGGAGCCAGTGTAGTTATAGTTAATATTGGAGCCTTTGTATTATTTTGGCTTGGAAACTTAGTTAGAATGAAGGTAAATGGAGTTAAGTCTATAAATGGAATAGAGAAAAGAGGGATTAAGTAA